The Psychrosphaera ytuae genome includes a region encoding these proteins:
- a CDS encoding porin — MKMLKTLVAASVLSAMAAPVMADTTVYGKVNVTVQSSDDGSESITELKSNNSRLGVKGSQKLDGGLEVVYKYELQVDVSDESGEKNLKSRNQYVGLKGAFGEVLIGRNDTMFKQSQGKFDLFSDLEGDIKVLWKGENRMSDSISYKTPSINGFQGGISYILDEDADDAATSLSLTYGDGALKKGKYYAAIAIDSEVKGYDATRLTLGTKVSDVKLGFMFQTQENVESGEEKDGFLVSAQYKLGKYDLKGQYQSLEDDNGFTIGADRKLGKNTKVFGFYTTYNMDMSEDENYLALGLEHKF, encoded by the coding sequence ATGAAAATGTTAAAAACTCTTGTAGCGGCTTCTGTTCTTTCAGCAATGGCAGCGCCAGTCATGGCTGACACTACTGTTTACGGTAAAGTTAACGTAACTGTACAAAGCTCTGACGATGGCTCTGAGTCAATCACAGAACTAAAAAGCAACAACTCTCGTCTAGGTGTAAAAGGCTCACAAAAGTTAGATGGCGGTTTGGAAGTTGTATACAAATACGAACTACAAGTTGATGTATCTGATGAGTCTGGTGAGAAAAACTTAAAATCTCGTAACCAGTACGTTGGTTTAAAAGGTGCATTTGGTGAGGTTCTTATCGGTCGCAACGACACTATGTTTAAGCAATCACAGGGCAAATTTGACTTGTTCTCTGATTTAGAGGGCGATATCAAAGTGTTGTGGAAAGGTGAAAACCGAATGAGCGACAGCATTTCTTATAAAACGCCAAGCATCAACGGTTTCCAAGGTGGCATCAGTTACATCCTTGACGAAGACGCTGATGATGCAGCAACTTCACTTTCTTTAACATACGGTGACGGTGCACTTAAAAAAGGTAAGTACTACGCAGCTATCGCTATCGACAGCGAAGTTAAAGGTTACGATGCAACTCGTTTAACGCTAGGTACTAAAGTATCTGACGTAAAACTGGGCTTTATGTTCCAAACTCAAGAAAACGTTGAGTCAGGTGAAGAGAAAGACGGTTTCTTAGTTAGTGCACAATACAAGTTAGGTAAGTACGACCTCAAAGGCCAATACCAGTCTCTAGAAGATGACAATGGCTTTACAATTGGCGCTGACCGCAAGCTAGGTAAAAATACCAAAGTATTCGGTTTCTATACGACATACAACATGGATATGTCTGAAGACGAAAACTATTTAGCACTTGGTTTAGAACACAAGTTCTAA
- the pstA gene encoding phosphate ABC transporter permease PstA codes for MKLWFKSGAPWVWMTAGAVSISLLSVIGLLLLIASRGLSFFWPSDIHQFELTDANGKQRTIIGEIYDSEQVPTQRLIESGVKFDSVQGEYVERYLVKTGNREYVDLDFQWLLGPEIKKQSTPSGIAVFERSKNGNFYGFVESVTMDGKVITENTQDALFEAIDRAVELNDKALDLQNDEIGAINYELEQLRLKERKYELDGELTEENLAALNARRAELRAEYKVYEKQLFAYRDEARRDSVTVKDMRGESVVLPVFYILDVSFPNDMGFFAKVGQYVKQIGKFIADDPREANTEGGVFPAIFGTVFMVLLMAVIVTPFGVIAAIYLHEYAGNNAVTKIIRISVINLAGVPSIVYGVFGLGFFVYMLGGSIDQLFYPEALPGPTFGTPGVIWSALTLAILTLPVVIVSTEEGLARIPGSLRQGSLALGATKAETIWRIIIPMASPAIMTGLILAVARAAGEVAPLMLVGVVKMAPTLPIDGNFPYIHLDRKFMHLGFHIYDVGFQSPNVEAARPLVYATSLLLVTVIVTLNITAIGIRNHLREKYKSLEH; via the coding sequence ATGAAGTTGTGGTTTAAATCAGGTGCCCCTTGGGTGTGGATGACAGCAGGTGCAGTTAGTATCAGTTTGTTATCAGTAATCGGCCTACTGTTACTTATTGCATCACGTGGTTTATCGTTCTTTTGGCCATCGGATATTCATCAGTTTGAATTAACCGATGCCAATGGCAAACAGCGTACTATCATTGGTGAGATCTATGACTCGGAACAAGTTCCGACTCAACGTCTCATCGAATCAGGCGTTAAATTTGATTCAGTTCAAGGCGAGTATGTTGAGCGCTACCTTGTAAAAACAGGTAACCGCGAATATGTCGACTTAGACTTCCAGTGGTTGCTAGGCCCAGAAATCAAAAAACAATCTACGCCATCTGGTATCGCAGTTTTTGAACGAAGCAAAAACGGTAACTTTTACGGCTTTGTCGAGTCTGTCACTATGGATGGCAAAGTTATCACAGAAAACACTCAAGACGCTTTGTTTGAAGCTATCGATCGCGCAGTAGAGTTAAATGATAAAGCCCTAGACTTACAAAACGATGAAATCGGTGCCATCAACTACGAACTCGAACAGTTGCGTTTAAAAGAACGTAAATATGAGCTTGACGGTGAGTTAACTGAAGAAAACCTAGCTGCTTTAAATGCACGTCGTGCTGAGCTAAGAGCTGAGTACAAGGTCTACGAGAAACAACTTTTTGCTTACCGCGATGAAGCGCGCCGTGATTCGGTAACGGTTAAAGACATGCGTGGTGAGTCAGTTGTTTTGCCTGTGTTTTACATTTTGGATGTGTCTTTCCCGAACGACATGGGTTTCTTTGCGAAAGTAGGTCAATACGTTAAACAAATTGGTAAATTTATTGCGGATGATCCTCGTGAAGCCAACACCGAAGGTGGTGTATTCCCAGCAATCTTTGGTACCGTATTCATGGTTTTATTGATGGCGGTGATCGTCACACCATTTGGTGTTATCGCAGCGATTTACCTACACGAATACGCAGGTAACAATGCAGTAACCAAAATTATTCGAATTTCGGTTATCAACCTAGCAGGTGTTCCATCAATTGTTTATGGTGTATTCGGTTTGGGTTTCTTTGTATACATGCTAGGCGGCTCAATTGACCAATTGTTTTACCCAGAAGCACTACCAGGTCCTACCTTTGGTACACCAGGTGTAATTTGGTCAGCGTTGACGCTTGCTATTTTGACCTTGCCTGTTGTTATCGTATCGACTGAGGAAGGTTTAGCACGTATTCCTGGTTCGTTGCGTCAAGGTTCACTTGCATTGGGTGCAACTAAAGCGGAAACGATTTGGCGAATTATTATTCCTATGGCGTCACCAGCTATCATGACAGGATTAATCCTAGCCGTAGCTCGAGCTGCAGGTGAAGTAGCACCACTGATGTTGGTTGGTGTAGTTAAAATGGCACCGACGTTACCAATTGACGGAAACTTCCCGTACATCCACTTAGATCGCAAATTTATGCACTTAGGTTTCCATATCTATGACGTTGGTTTCCAAAGTCCAAATGTTGAAGCTGCACGTCCACTTGTTTATGCGACGTCGCTATTACTCGTCACCGTTATTGTGACATTGAACATTACCGCAATTGGTATTCGTAACCACTTGCGTGAGAAGTATAAGTCTCTAGAGCATTAA
- a CDS encoding glycine cleavage system protein R, whose protein sequence is MKHLVLTVIAEDKTGLVEKISNVVFAHEANWLASNLSILSGYFAGVIEVMVPETQLAELQKELSDLPGMQITTHLCEALETKPAQDLELVITGNDRKGIVQELSTVINHKGANIVSFVSSHQSAPNWGGELFHAVAKVTLPEGMDPDVIVNALEQIASDIIVDIELEEAV, encoded by the coding sequence ATGAAGCATTTGGTGTTAACAGTCATTGCTGAAGACAAAACGGGTTTGGTAGAAAAAATATCAAATGTTGTTTTTGCTCATGAAGCAAATTGGCTGGCGAGTAATTTAAGTATTTTAAGCGGCTATTTTGCGGGTGTTATTGAGGTGATGGTGCCCGAAACCCAATTGGCCGAATTGCAAAAAGAACTAAGTGACCTCCCTGGGATGCAGATCACTACCCATTTATGCGAGGCACTCGAAACTAAACCTGCGCAAGACTTAGAGTTAGTGATTACAGGAAACGATCGCAAAGGGATCGTCCAAGAGTTATCTACAGTGATCAACCATAAAGGCGCTAACATTGTTAGCTTTGTTTCGTCGCATCAGTCGGCTCCAAACTGGGGAGGTGAGTTGTTTCACGCTGTTGCTAAAGTAACGTTACCAGAAGGAATGGATCCAGACGTGATCGTAAATGCTTTAGAGCAGATCGCTTCTGATATTATTGTTGATATAGAGTTAGAAGAGGCTGTGTAA
- a CDS encoding Dyp-type peroxidase, whose protein sequence is MAREQWGICSEANLHGLHLFFNAHEGYEPAIREALSQLPKLFEQLGDQFSEAMFSGVVAIGANFWSELYPNNKPSGLKPFPAMRHEDRHMPAVPVDLFFQLRSDRQDVNYIASQKLHQLFGEMVELIEQVPCFRYLDGRDLTGFVKGTANAKGRKRREVALVTEPGPFVGGSYLHVQRYRHHLNRWQRTPTEEQELIIGRYIKDNAKLAPEDLPETAHTFRARCFNREGEVIELLRQGMPYGNLNTQGLLFLSYCKEPDSFEKILANMVFGSDAGNYDHLLNYTTAETGAAFFAPSIDYLENQGNLD, encoded by the coding sequence ATGGCGAGAGAGCAGTGGGGAATATGCAGTGAAGCAAATTTGCATGGCTTGCATTTGTTTTTTAATGCCCATGAGGGATATGAGCCTGCGATTCGTGAAGCGTTAAGTCAACTGCCGAAATTATTTGAGCAACTTGGCGATCAGTTTTCAGAAGCAATGTTTAGTGGCGTTGTTGCCATCGGCGCTAATTTTTGGTCTGAGTTGTATCCCAACAACAAGCCTAGCGGCCTAAAGCCGTTCCCTGCTATGCGTCACGAAGACAGACACATGCCAGCCGTACCGGTCGATCTGTTTTTTCAATTGCGATCTGACCGTCAAGATGTCAATTACATTGCCAGTCAAAAACTACACCAACTGTTTGGTGAAATGGTTGAGTTGATTGAGCAGGTTCCTTGTTTTAGATACCTCGATGGCCGTGACTTGACTGGCTTTGTCAAAGGCACTGCTAATGCCAAAGGTCGTAAAAGACGTGAAGTCGCTCTGGTAACAGAACCTGGACCTTTTGTCGGAGGCAGTTATTTACATGTTCAACGTTACCGACATCATCTCAATCGTTGGCAGCGCACTCCAACTGAAGAGCAAGAGCTAATCATTGGCCGTTACATAAAAGATAATGCAAAATTAGCCCCAGAAGACTTACCCGAAACAGCACATACGTTTCGTGCCAGATGCTTTAATCGCGAAGGGGAAGTTATTGAGCTATTGCGTCAGGGTATGCCCTATGGAAATCTAAATACGCAAGGTTTATTGTTTTTATCTTATTGCAAAGAGCCCGACAGTTTTGAAAAGATCTTGGCCAACATGGTGTTTGGTTCGGATGCGGGCAATTATGACCACTTACTAAATTACACGACAGCGGAAACAGGAGCTGCTTTTTTTGCGCCGTCGATAGATTACTTAGAGAATCAAGGAAACCTCGATTAA
- a CDS encoding PstS family phosphate ABC transporter substrate-binding protein: MKLKALVGALGLTLASLVSTSAVAVDKDIPTYEKTSGISGNLSSVGSDTLANMMTFWAEEFKRFYPNVNIQIQAAGSSTAPPALTEGTSQFGPMSRTMKSKEIESFEKRYGYKPTAIPVAIDALAVFVHKDNPIKGLKISEVDAIFSSTRKCGGDKDVDRWGDLGLTGEWAAKDVQLFGRNSVSGTYGYFKKKGLCKGDFKNNVNEQPGSASVVQSVSSSLNGIGYSGIGYKTSGVRTVPLAKRGENYIDATTENAVSGEYPLSRFLYVYVNKHPNKPLSPMEAEFVKMVLSQSGQKIVEKDGYIPLPAAVVQKQLAKLGLK; this comes from the coding sequence ATGAAACTAAAAGCACTAGTTGGCGCGTTAGGCCTAACCTTAGCATCACTTGTAAGCACTTCTGCCGTTGCAGTAGACAAGGATATCCCAACGTATGAAAAAACCAGTGGTATCTCAGGTAACCTTTCTTCAGTTGGTTCTGACACACTAGCTAACATGATGACGTTTTGGGCGGAAGAGTTTAAACGTTTTTACCCTAACGTTAACATCCAAATTCAAGCTGCGGGTTCTTCTACTGCTCCTCCAGCATTAACAGAAGGTACTTCTCAATTTGGTCCAATGAGCCGTACGATGAAGTCAAAAGAAATCGAATCTTTCGAAAAGCGCTACGGTTATAAGCCAACTGCTATTCCTGTTGCAATCGATGCACTAGCGGTATTCGTTCATAAAGACAACCCAATCAAAGGTCTTAAAATCTCTGAAGTTGATGCAATTTTCTCGTCAACTCGTAAGTGTGGTGGTGACAAAGATGTAGACCGTTGGGGTGACTTAGGTCTAACTGGTGAGTGGGCAGCAAAAGACGTTCAGTTATTTGGTCGTAACTCGGTATCTGGTACATACGGCTACTTCAAGAAGAAAGGCCTTTGTAAGGGTGACTTCAAAAACAACGTAAATGAACAGCCTGGTTCTGCTTCTGTTGTTCAGTCAGTATCTTCATCGCTTAACGGTATTGGCTACTCTGGTATCGGCTACAAGACTTCTGGCGTTCGTACAGTTCCTCTTGCGAAGCGCGGTGAAAACTACATCGACGCGACTACAGAAAATGCAGTATCTGGCGAATACCCACTATCTCGTTTCTTGTACGTTTACGTAAACAAGCACCCGAACAAGCCTCTTTCGCCAATGGAAGCTGAGTTTGTAAAAATGGTATTGTCACAATCTGGTCAAAAGATCGTTGAAAAAGACGGTTATATCCCTCTACCAGCTGCTGTTGTTCAAAAGCAACTTGCAAAACTTGGCCTTAAATAA
- the argR gene encoding transcriptional regulator ArgR has translation MSQNKQDALIKAFKDILNEERFGSQSDIVDALKALGFDNVSQSKVSRMLTRFGAVRTRNAKQEMVYCLPAELGMPTAKSPLRQLVLDVNHNEAMVIIKTSPGAAQLIARLLDSVGKAEGVLGTIAGDDTIFIAPLKVSEIEHTLENVKALFETV, from the coding sequence ATGAGTCAAAACAAACAAGACGCCCTGATCAAAGCATTTAAAGACATTTTGAACGAAGAACGCTTCGGTTCACAAAGTGACATCGTAGATGCGTTGAAAGCCCTTGGTTTTGATAACGTCAGTCAGTCAAAAGTTTCTAGAATGTTAACCCGTTTCGGTGCGGTACGAACTCGCAACGCCAAACAAGAAATGGTTTACTGTTTGCCTGCTGAATTAGGCATGCCAACGGCAAAGAGTCCATTACGACAATTGGTGTTGGACGTTAATCACAACGAAGCTATGGTCATCATCAAAACTAGCCCAGGTGCGGCTCAATTAATTGCTCGTTTGTTAGATTCAGTTGGTAAGGCTGAAGGCGTGCTAGGTACCATCGCCGGTGATGACACGATTTTTATCGCACCTTTAAAAGTTAGCGAAATCGAGCACACATTAGAAAATGTAAAAGCCCTATTCGAAACAGTTTAA
- a CDS encoding SPFH domain-containing protein yields MSELLNMVLSFEFAALVLVIVLLKSSIKFVPQNRAYVIERFGKFNKTIEAGLNFIVPFIDVVAYDRSLKEQAIDVPGQSAITRDNISLIVDGVLYFRVLDPYKASYGVDDYVFAVIQLAQTTMRSEIGKMELDKTFEERDSLNTNIVSSINEASAPWGVQVLRYEIKDIVPPSSVMEAMERQMKAEREKRAQVLESEGDRQAAINVAEGEKQAQVLAAEAEKAEQILKAEGEAQAIMQVAAAQAEALELVGNVAKTEQGQKAIQLDLATKAIEAKQAIAKESSVVLLPDGSTDASSVVAQAMTIIDTLNKK; encoded by the coding sequence ATGAGTGAACTACTAAACATGGTGCTGTCATTTGAATTTGCAGCTCTAGTTTTGGTTATCGTGTTACTAAAGTCTTCAATAAAGTTTGTCCCGCAAAACAGGGCTTACGTCATTGAACGATTTGGTAAATTTAATAAAACGATTGAAGCCGGTCTCAACTTCATCGTGCCATTTATCGACGTCGTTGCATACGATCGCTCGTTGAAAGAACAAGCTATTGATGTGCCAGGCCAATCTGCAATTACTAGAGATAATATCTCGTTAATTGTCGATGGCGTGTTGTATTTCCGCGTTTTGGATCCTTACAAAGCCTCTTACGGTGTAGACGACTATGTGTTTGCTGTTATTCAGTTAGCTCAAACTACTATGCGAAGCGAAATCGGTAAGATGGAATTAGACAAAACGTTCGAAGAACGTGATTCTTTGAATACCAATATCGTCTCTTCGATCAATGAAGCCTCTGCGCCATGGGGTGTTCAGGTGTTGCGTTACGAAATCAAAGATATTGTGCCACCATCTTCTGTTATGGAAGCGATGGAGCGCCAGATGAAAGCTGAGCGTGAAAAGCGTGCACAAGTTTTGGAATCAGAAGGTGACCGCCAAGCAGCAATCAATGTTGCAGAAGGTGAAAAACAAGCACAGGTTTTGGCCGCGGAAGCTGAAAAAGCAGAACAAATCTTAAAAGCTGAAGGTGAAGCTCAAGCAATTATGCAAGTCGCCGCTGCACAGGCAGAAGCGTTAGAGCTAGTTGGTAATGTAGCTAAAACTGAGCAAGGTCAAAAAGCGATTCAACTTGATCTTGCAACTAAAGCGATTGAAGCTAAACAAGCCATTGCGAAAGAATCTTCAGTGGTTCTTCTACCAGATGGTTCAACGGATGCATCTAGTGTAGTCGCACAAGCGATGACCATTATTGACACTCTGAATAAGAAGTAG
- a CDS encoding ABC transporter permease subunit, translated as MSQTLDNALKTESTRLFKDKAAKYGVMTGGILVLCALLLIFFYLLYVVQPVFNSAHVEARPATTAVDKSYFAVGIEEQTEISFALTKSGLVDFFNVKGESAGTQLDSIQASVPQNVVAVANSAPHQGLFGYMSDDAELTIVKPMFKIDFKDNQRTLSPRVNYPFGEEGLPSLFESQDETITRFAFAVEESVVSVLYQLSNGSLHFAKLEGEENFMTEEIEWEIEKSELDFVKGEIKNLLISPDGSRTFVVTKHELYVINTRYGSEAELLYNNKISRKGVDLTASNLLAGANSLMLAYSDGVINQWFESNGADGRDFVLVRKFEMQTNNADKAVTAIYPEFYRRTFIAATQSGEVNLFHTTSEAELWEGQLNTENVTDIRFSPRANTFVVLGQNAIQVNNIENEHPEVTWSGLWQEVWYEGYPEPDYIWQSSSASDDFESKFSLVPISFGTLKAAAYAMLFAVPIGLAAAVYTAYFMAPSVRKVVKPTVEIMEALPTVILGFLAGLWLAPIIEEKLPAVILILILLPLAIFIAAFVWHNIPKNIKNRVPAGWDSIILIPIVAIVGYVSFAMSPWVEEILFDGNTRLYITNELGITFDQRNSLIVGIAMGFAVIPTIFSIAEDAVFSVPKALSSGSLALGATQWQTLTKVVLLTASPGIFSAVMMGLGRAVGETMIVLMATGNTPIMDWSIFEGMRTLSANIAVEMPESEVGSSHYRILFLAAFVLFIFTFVFNTIAEFVRQRLREKYSSL; from the coding sequence ATGTCTCAAACATTAGACAACGCGTTAAAAACCGAATCAACTCGTCTTTTTAAAGATAAAGCCGCTAAATACGGCGTCATGACGGGCGGTATTTTAGTACTTTGCGCATTGTTACTTATTTTCTTTTATCTATTGTACGTCGTTCAACCTGTGTTTAATTCTGCACATGTAGAAGCGCGTCCAGCGACAACAGCCGTTGATAAATCATATTTTGCAGTAGGCATAGAAGAGCAAACCGAAATATCTTTCGCCCTGACAAAATCGGGCCTAGTTGATTTTTTCAATGTTAAAGGTGAATCTGCAGGCACTCAACTTGATTCTATTCAAGCGAGTGTCCCGCAAAACGTGGTGGCAGTTGCTAATTCAGCTCCTCACCAAGGTCTCTTTGGTTACATGAGTGATGACGCAGAACTCACCATCGTAAAACCAATGTTTAAAATCGACTTCAAAGACAATCAGCGTACCTTATCACCAAGAGTAAACTATCCATTTGGTGAAGAAGGTCTACCGTCGCTTTTTGAATCTCAAGACGAAACGATCACTCGATTTGCCTTTGCTGTCGAAGAAAGTGTGGTCAGTGTCCTTTATCAATTGAGCAATGGCTCGTTGCACTTCGCTAAACTTGAGGGCGAAGAAAACTTCATGACCGAAGAAATCGAGTGGGAAATTGAAAAGTCGGAACTTGATTTTGTTAAAGGTGAAATCAAAAATTTACTAATTTCACCAGATGGTAGTCGCACATTTGTCGTTACCAAGCACGAGCTCTATGTCATCAACACTCGTTATGGCAGTGAAGCCGAGTTGCTTTACAACAATAAAATAAGCCGTAAAGGGGTTGATTTAACTGCTTCAAACCTTTTAGCCGGTGCCAATTCACTAATGCTTGCATACAGTGATGGTGTTATTAATCAATGGTTTGAATCAAACGGTGCCGATGGTCGTGACTTCGTTTTAGTTCGCAAGTTTGAGATGCAAACTAACAACGCTGATAAAGCGGTTACTGCTATCTATCCTGAGTTTTACCGTCGTACCTTTATCGCTGCAACACAGTCAGGTGAAGTAAACCTATTCCACACCACCTCAGAAGCTGAGTTATGGGAAGGTCAACTAAATACTGAAAATGTCACTGACATTCGATTTTCACCACGTGCCAATACGTTTGTTGTATTGGGTCAAAACGCGATTCAAGTTAACAATATTGAAAACGAGCACCCAGAAGTAACTTGGTCTGGCTTGTGGCAAGAAGTTTGGTACGAAGGTTATCCTGAGCCAGATTACATTTGGCAGTCGTCTTCTGCGAGTGATGACTTTGAATCTAAATTTAGCTTAGTGCCAATCTCATTTGGTACGTTAAAAGCCGCTGCATATGCGATGTTGTTTGCGGTTCCTATTGGTCTTGCTGCTGCGGTGTACACAGCATACTTCATGGCCCCGTCAGTTCGTAAAGTTGTTAAGCCGACCGTTGAAATCATGGAAGCCTTACCTACGGTTATCTTAGGTTTCTTAGCAGGTCTTTGGTTAGCACCTATTATAGAAGAGAAGTTACCTGCAGTTATTCTGATCTTAATACTGCTCCCGCTTGCGATATTTATTGCCGCTTTTGTTTGGCATAACATTCCAAAGAACATCAAAAACCGTGTACCTGCTGGTTGGGACTCAATTATCTTAATCCCGATCGTTGCAATCGTTGGTTATGTGTCGTTTGCGATGAGCCCTTGGGTTGAAGAAATATTATTCGACGGTAATACGCGTCTATACATTACCAATGAGCTAGGTATTACGTTTGACCAACGCAACTCTTTAATCGTCGGTATCGCGATGGGCTTTGCCGTTATCCCAACCATTTTCTCGATTGCTGAAGATGCGGTGTTTAGTGTTCCTAAAGCCTTGTCTAGTGGCTCACTTGCACTTGGTGCAACACAATGGCAAACCTTAACAAAGGTTGTATTGTTAACCGCTAGTCCAGGTATTTTTTCTGCAGTTATGATGGGCTTGGGCCGCGCCGTTGGTGAAACCATGATCGTACTTATGGCAACCGGTAACACGCCAATTATGGACTGGAGTATTTTTGAAGGTATGCGTACCTTGAGTGCGAACATCGCAGTTGAAATGCCAGAATCAGAAGTAGGCAGCTCTCACTACCGAATTTTATTCTTGGCAGCATTCGTACTATTCATCTTTACCTTTGTATTTAACACGATTGCTGAGTTTGTTCGTCAGCGATTACGTGAAAAATACAGCTCACTTTAA
- the mdh gene encoding malate dehydrogenase has product MKVAVLGAAGGIGQALSLLLKTQLPAGSELSLYDVAPVVPGVAVDLSHIPTQVKVEGFGKDDLEKALTGADIVLIPAGVPRKPGMDRSDLFNINAGIVKTLVEGCADFCPEACISIITNPVNTTVAIAAETLKAKGKYNPAKLFGVTTLDVIRAETFVAEAKGLNCEDIVVPVIGGHSGTTILPLLSQVEGVEFTQEEIEKLTHRIQNAGTEVVEAKAGGGSATLSMGLAAARFCLSLVDALNGEEDVFEFTYVEGDGSDARFFAQPVLLGKDGVKEIFDYGELSDYEAKCKAEMLDGLRGDITLGEEFVNGQ; this is encoded by the coding sequence ATGAAAGTAGCAGTGTTAGGTGCCGCTGGTGGTATCGGTCAGGCTTTATCTTTATTACTAAAAACTCAGTTACCTGCGGGTTCTGAATTATCGCTATATGACGTAGCTCCAGTCGTTCCAGGTGTTGCTGTTGATCTAAGCCACATCCCTACTCAAGTAAAAGTAGAAGGTTTTGGTAAGGACGACCTAGAAAAAGCATTAACGGGTGCTGACATTGTATTAATCCCAGCGGGTGTACCTCGTAAGCCAGGTATGGATCGTTCGGATCTATTCAACATCAACGCAGGTATCGTTAAGACTTTGGTTGAAGGCTGTGCGGACTTCTGTCCAGAAGCATGCATTAGCATCATCACTAACCCTGTTAACACTACAGTTGCAATTGCTGCTGAAACGCTAAAAGCAAAAGGCAAGTACAACCCAGCTAAATTATTCGGTGTTACGACTCTAGACGTAATCCGCGCCGAAACGTTTGTTGCTGAAGCAAAAGGCCTTAACTGTGAAGACATCGTTGTTCCAGTTATCGGTGGTCACAGTGGCACAACTATTCTTCCTCTTCTTTCTCAAGTTGAAGGTGTTGAGTTCACTCAAGAAGAAATCGAAAAACTAACTCACCGTATCCAAAACGCGGGTACTGAAGTTGTTGAAGCAAAAGCTGGTGGCGGTTCTGCAACACTTTCAATGGGTCTAGCGGCTGCGCGTTTCTGCTTGAGCCTAGTTGACGCATTAAACGGTGAAGAAGATGTATTCGAATTCACATACGTTGAAGGTGACGGTTCTGACGCTCGTTTCTTTGCACAACCAGTTCTTTTAGGTAAAGACGGTGTTAAAGAAATCTTTGATTACGGCGAACTAAGCGACTACGAAGCTAAGTGTAAAGCAGAGATGCTTGACGGCCTTCGTGGCGACATCACTTTAGGTGAAGAGTTCGTTAACGGCCAATAA
- a CDS encoding NfeD family protein, producing MWIFDDTAQILMAIGILMAVVDIVILGFATFFLTLIGLAVLTTGLLLNFGIFTDTWANILISIAVLSALYTALLWKPLSRLQQDSKPQTVKSDLIGHQFVLETDVTSVHPGMYLYSGVNWKIEADSDLTAGAKVEVIEVQVGTMKVAPVTE from the coding sequence ATGTGGATTTTTGATGATACTGCGCAAATCCTAATGGCGATAGGGATACTTATGGCCGTTGTCGATATCGTTATCCTTGGATTTGCGACGTTCTTTTTAACCTTAATTGGCTTGGCGGTGTTAACAACGGGTTTGTTATTAAACTTCGGTATCTTTACTGATACTTGGGCTAATATTTTAATCTCAATTGCGGTTCTTTCTGCATTGTATACTGCGCTGTTATGGAAGCCATTAAGTCGTCTGCAACAAGACAGCAAACCACAAACGGTGAAATCAGATTTGATAGGTCACCAGTTTGTTTTAGAAACCGATGTTACCTCAGTACACCCTGGTATGTATTTGTACTCAGGAGTAAATTGGAAAATCGAAGCGGATTCTGATTTAACGGCGGGTGCTAAAGTCGAAGTGATAGAAGTACAAGTCGGAACAATGAAAGTGGCTCCTGTTACTGAGTAA